The following proteins come from a genomic window of Vallitaleaceae bacterium 9-2:
- a CDS encoding alginate lyase family protein, with product MNYDTIFMDKFVNRIHGNMQTISEYCSEHFPEMKKKVLETADLICNQQFIFNMDWDMEQTHDIVSFEGAIDWEHIPSDDPEWIFALNRHRYWIFLGQAYQMTGQKKYIHAFKDQMEQWIESQPLTEAKKATTWRSIEAGLRLNYWLQAYGYFIGCDLIDEGFQEMFYESIQLHCTYIMGVERPFSVISNWGVIENAGLYIGGLALGRTEYMQTAIERLETALKVQVYNDGVHWEQSPMYHNEVLVCLLAVIEKSEDEAIQFSEASRRIIHQMAHVNMKWKKPNGEEFCQGDSDSFDLRDILSKSALLFNDPILKFAGYKRLDFMNAWELGEEAIYTYDQLGTKAPEEISTELASSGNYYMRSSWKEDGHLLHFSNGSIGGGHGHCEKLHIDLVAHGEDVLIDSGRYTYVDKEIRHQLKSCFAHNTVIVDDIPFMETKGSWGYEKLAQAIHRPHRLNQSIEFIEGGHLGYLDQGVFVNRKIVYIKPDIYIVSDEVISQEEKTFTQLLHFSAKGQVTATQESVFYESAKNFVQIQCLSKPTIELEQQPHSFFYNQLDTHTLAKISQSNRPRMASTFVIDLNQEATTRAKIEAVDVKSVGDMAHFDTHQLECVKIEKHGKKYLVFFAHGETASSINMFEACDIQFVGNVTVVTIEDDKVQHCVLSR from the coding sequence ATGAATTACGATACGATTTTTATGGATAAGTTTGTTAATAGAATACATGGCAATATGCAGACAATAAGCGAGTATTGCTCAGAACATTTTCCAGAGATGAAAAAAAAAGTGCTTGAGACTGCGGATTTAATTTGCAATCAGCAATTTATTTTTAATATGGATTGGGACATGGAGCAAACCCATGATATTGTAAGTTTTGAAGGTGCTATTGATTGGGAGCATATTCCCTCGGATGATCCGGAATGGATTTTTGCGCTGAATCGACATCGATACTGGATTTTCCTGGGTCAAGCCTATCAAATGACGGGACAAAAAAAGTATATCCATGCATTTAAAGACCAGATGGAGCAATGGATTGAGAGTCAACCGTTGACAGAAGCAAAAAAAGCGACGACATGGCGATCCATAGAAGCAGGGCTACGTTTAAATTATTGGCTGCAGGCTTACGGATACTTTATTGGATGTGATCTGATAGATGAAGGATTTCAAGAGATGTTTTATGAGAGTATTCAATTGCACTGTACTTATATTATGGGGGTTGAACGCCCCTTTAGCGTGATTAGCAACTGGGGTGTAATTGAAAATGCGGGTCTATATATTGGTGGTCTTGCCCTTGGTCGTACAGAGTATATGCAAACAGCTATAGAACGCCTAGAAACGGCATTAAAAGTTCAAGTCTATAATGATGGTGTGCATTGGGAGCAATCGCCAATGTATCATAACGAAGTCTTGGTGTGTCTACTAGCGGTTATAGAAAAAAGTGAGGATGAAGCCATTCAATTTAGTGAAGCTTCACGTCGTATCATCCATCAAATGGCCCATGTTAATATGAAATGGAAGAAACCTAATGGAGAAGAATTCTGTCAAGGTGATAGTGATAGTTTTGACCTACGTGACATATTAAGTAAAAGTGCATTGTTGTTTAATGACCCGATTTTGAAGTTTGCAGGATATAAACGTCTAGATTTTATGAATGCCTGGGAGTTAGGCGAAGAGGCGATTTACACATATGATCAGTTAGGAACAAAAGCGCCAGAAGAGATTTCAACGGAACTTGCAAGCAGTGGGAACTATTACATGCGCTCAAGTTGGAAAGAAGATGGACACCTGTTGCACTTTAGTAATGGATCGATTGGTGGAGGTCATGGACATTGTGAAAAACTACATATTGATTTAGTTGCACATGGAGAAGATGTGTTGATTGACAGCGGACGATATACCTACGTCGATAAAGAGATTCGCCATCAACTTAAGAGTTGTTTTGCACATAATACGGTTATTGTTGATGATATACCATTTATGGAGACAAAGGGGTCATGGGGGTATGAAAAACTAGCGCAAGCGATTCATCGCCCACATCGCCTTAATCAATCCATTGAGTTTATTGAAGGCGGTCATCTTGGATATTTGGATCAAGGTGTGTTTGTAAATCGTAAAATCGTCTATATAAAACCCGATATATATATTGTGAGTGATGAAGTCATCAGTCAAGAGGAAAAAACGTTTACACAGTTGCTGCATTTTAGTGCTAAGGGACAAGTCACAGCAACGCAGGAAAGTGTTTTTTATGAAAGTGCCAAGAACTTTGTTCAGATTCAATGTTTATCAAAGCCCACAATTGAACTTGAACAACAACCGCATTCATTTTTTTATAATCAATTGGATACGCATACATTGGCAAAAATCAGTCAAAGCAACCGACCGCGTATGGCAAGCACGTTTGTCATTGATCTTAATCAAGAGGCGACAACTCGAGCAAAAATAGAAGCTGTTGATGTGAAGTCGGTTGGTGATATGGCACATTTTGATACCCATCAGCTGGAATGCGTAAAAATCGAGAAGCACGGAAAAAAATACCTTGTCTTTTTTGCACATGGTGAGACAGCATCAAGTATTAATATGTTTGAAGCATGTGACATCCAATTTGTCGGAAATGTAACGGTTGTAACGATTGAGGATGATAAGGTGCAACACTGCGTATTAAGTCGATAA
- a CDS encoding ABC transporter permease, with amino-acid sequence MKRINWPLLLGGIILVGILILMVFPDKIASKSPYTLQHMRFSTQDNQLMVESAPYPPSKDYIFGSDDLGRDIFSYIVYGTKLTILLGIFMSLGQFFIAIPMAIMGGFGHKSFKSMILQGNIIFSAIPALLISIIILQLDFFVSLSKGYSMLAFVLVITFVGWPKLGKLLMERVEAINQQPFIRGEIAIGKPRRKIATENVLPHLIPEIIILFFMEIARNLSMMMQLGVFSVFIGNLKIIKDSSMGQYSYYNVSFEPEWASMLSTSRNMLTVAPWTVFFPALAFFISVLGFNLFGEGLREIVQKRDSRFTPTIRKILSWDLQKIKKRPKLGMKAYKMMIAVVLILAGVIFSTYAQESSFDYHRQHVKDYEQVVMGTPEAQATVKHIENKMQELGIVPLKDNSYQRVYETQEVYHRLSQSMSMDIGTKRTEFMAGTDFSVLSFDQEMVQGEVYDASRQDLYNIDDYYVVKDKFIVIDTAYYNTASMNYFMETIGQEVPIKGFLLVDTHKVKFEETLVNKRHNGYVAVISRQLYETMIQNPKAVITLAAHTKKIDSQGVDVFGFYEGKDPYLKDEVIVIGLNYNYINNEGKEVLQFNLELMEQLCGLEKSRRSFVFMFLDGTISDKYHGIYAMTDNFPYSPQKVKAYIDLTRITEPEYATLELSLEQAPVTRQFAWSMGHLFEEDFDKKHIDHVPLKSNKIGIEHYYTNTQAANSMFWNRGIATIIIGTKTSGDRTLDELGEIIVEVINKNNY; translated from the coding sequence ATGAAAAGAATAAATTGGCCATTACTGTTGGGTGGTATTATACTTGTAGGTATTCTTATTCTTATGGTTTTTCCGGATAAAATTGCATCCAAAAGTCCGTATACGCTTCAACATATGCGATTTTCAACTCAAGATAATCAACTCATGGTAGAATCAGCACCTTATCCGCCTTCAAAAGATTATATTTTTGGGAGTGATGATCTTGGAAGAGATATCTTTAGCTATATTGTTTATGGAACGAAGTTAACGATTTTACTTGGGATTTTCATGTCTTTAGGACAGTTTTTTATTGCAATCCCTATGGCGATTATGGGAGGTTTTGGCCATAAGAGTTTTAAATCGATGATTTTACAAGGTAACATTATTTTTTCGGCGATACCTGCGTTATTAATCAGTATTATCATTTTACAATTAGATTTTTTTGTGAGTCTTAGTAAGGGTTACTCTATGTTGGCCTTTGTTTTAGTTATTACATTTGTTGGATGGCCAAAGCTTGGAAAATTGTTGATGGAACGGGTAGAAGCTATTAATCAACAACCATTTATTCGTGGAGAGATTGCTATTGGCAAACCTCGTCGTAAAATTGCGACTGAAAATGTCCTGCCACACCTGATTCCTGAGATTATTATATTGTTTTTTATGGAAATTGCCAGAAACTTGTCGATGATGATGCAGCTAGGTGTTTTTAGTGTATTTATAGGTAATCTTAAGATTATCAAAGACTCAAGTATGGGACAATATTCATATTATAATGTAAGCTTTGAACCAGAGTGGGCAAGCATGTTAAGTACGTCAAGAAATATGTTAACGGTTGCCCCTTGGACAGTTTTTTTTCCGGCCCTTGCTTTTTTTATTAGTGTGTTGGGATTTAACTTATTTGGAGAAGGGCTTCGAGAGATTGTACAAAAAAGAGATTCCCGTTTTACCCCGACGATTAGAAAAATCTTAAGTTGGGATTTGCAAAAAATCAAAAAAAGGCCAAAGCTTGGGATGAAAGCATATAAAATGATGATAGCGGTTGTACTCATATTAGCAGGTGTTATTTTTTCTACATATGCCCAAGAATCTTCATTTGACTATCACCGTCAGCATGTTAAAGATTATGAGCAAGTGGTTATGGGGACCCCAGAAGCACAAGCAACAGTAAAGCATATTGAAAATAAAATGCAAGAGTTGGGTATAGTTCCCCTTAAAGACAACAGTTATCAAAGAGTATATGAGACCCAAGAAGTCTACCATCGGTTATCCCAAAGCATGTCCATGGACATAGGTACTAAAAGAACAGAGTTTATGGCAGGAACAGATTTTTCAGTGTTATCATTTGATCAAGAGATGGTGCAAGGGGAAGTGTATGACGCTTCCAGACAAGATTTATATAATATTGATGATTATTATGTGGTTAAGGATAAGTTCATTGTAATAGACACGGCTTACTACAATACTGCATCGATGAATTATTTTATGGAGACCATTGGACAAGAGGTTCCAATTAAAGGCTTTTTACTTGTAGATACCCATAAGGTAAAGTTTGAAGAAACACTTGTGAATAAACGTCACAATGGGTATGTTGCAGTGATTTCTAGACAGTTATATGAAACCATGATACAAAATCCTAAGGCCGTTATTACATTAGCAGCACATACGAAGAAGATTGATTCGCAAGGTGTAGATGTATTTGGTTTTTATGAAGGAAAGGATCCTTATCTTAAGGATGAAGTTATTGTCATCGGATTGAACTACAATTATATAAACAATGAAGGCAAGGAAGTTCTACAGTTTAATCTGGAACTTATGGAGCAACTGTGTGGGCTGGAAAAGAGTAGACGTTCATTTGTTTTTATGTTTTTGGATGGAACAATTAGCGATAAATACCATGGAATATATGCAATGACAGATAACTTTCCATACAGTCCTCAAAAAGTGAAGGCATACATTGATCTGACAAGAATCACAGAGCCAGAATATGCAACGTTAGAACTTAGCTTGGAACAGGCACCTGTAACACGGCAGTTTGCTTGGAGCATGGGGCATCTTTTTGAAGAGGATTTCGATAAAAAACATATTGACCATGTACCGCTAAAATCAAATAAAATTGGGATTGAACATTATTATACAAATACACAAGCGGCAAATTCAATGTTTTGGAACCGAGGAATAGCGACTATTATTATTGGGACAAAGACGTCTGGCGATAGAACGCTAGATGAATTAGGCGAGATTATTGTTGAAGTCATTAATAAAAATAACTATTAA
- a CDS encoding HAMP domain-containing sensor histidine kinase, whose product MIIYLSIVIFIFLLASFLKNRSSISMRFLLGIFGGWIISLASLILYLSKQNYYWREINNIFYITRDIWNLLIVRVNIRPDLLIRSINVGVGLFYYSAICFAIAFTSKESKKNNRKYLLLAVSPLLQVFLFDPLVQKYIQLYISNQSLMNFDDYNLWLGHFNNMFQVVNGLYCLVTLGILINFYITHPKIKFLKIYTLFNLLCITPIILLFFYLFRWHPMVLVKATMKKGYYNYLIPNFQIEILNNPTYYFVFLIAYILLIIYILKYNTMESYYKRDHANISISIDTASLGVNTFTHAIKNHIQGIRSEAQYLSKHCQADEEAIISTKLIMESCDFCFASIENANKQLKNIHLNLKLIPVEKPIENAMDSFHSMDGNVELIYEKNKQVTMAYIDEEAFTEVLVNMIANAYEAIEDKTHGEISIRIREQGRWGIIEIKDNGRGIDEDHMNKIFSPFFTTKSSVNNWGVGLAFCYKVVTAHDGKITAESVPGKGTLFSIALPIL is encoded by the coding sequence ATGATTATATATTTATCAATTGTCATTTTTATTTTTTTGTTAGCCTCTTTCCTAAAGAACAGATCAAGTATATCGATGCGATTTTTATTGGGAATTTTTGGAGGATGGATTATTTCTCTTGCGAGTTTAATCTTGTATTTAAGCAAACAAAACTATTATTGGCGTGAAATCAACAACATATTTTATATCACAAGGGACATATGGAATCTATTAATTGTTCGAGTAAATATTCGCCCCGACCTTCTTATTCGAAGCATTAATGTAGGTGTAGGGTTGTTTTACTACAGTGCTATTTGCTTTGCCATTGCATTTACGAGCAAAGAGAGTAAAAAAAACAATCGAAAATATCTTTTATTGGCAGTGTCGCCGCTCCTGCAAGTTTTTCTTTTTGATCCTCTCGTGCAAAAATATATACAACTTTATATTAGCAACCAGTCACTGATGAATTTTGACGATTACAATCTTTGGCTAGGGCATTTTAATAATATGTTCCAAGTAGTCAATGGTTTATATTGTTTGGTAACCCTTGGGATTTTAATCAATTTTTATATCACACATCCGAAGATAAAATTTCTTAAGATATATACCTTATTTAACTTATTGTGTATAACACCTATTATTTTGTTGTTCTTCTATTTGTTTCGCTGGCATCCGATGGTTTTGGTTAAAGCCACCATGAAAAAAGGATATTATAATTATTTGATTCCAAATTTTCAAATCGAGATATTAAATAATCCGACGTATTATTTTGTCTTCTTGATAGCCTATATCTTATTAATTATATACATCCTCAAGTATAATACCATGGAAAGCTATTATAAAAGGGATCATGCCAATATAAGTATAAGCATTGATACTGCAAGTCTTGGGGTTAATACGTTTACCCATGCTATCAAAAACCATATTCAGGGGATACGATCGGAAGCGCAGTACTTATCAAAACATTGTCAGGCAGATGAAGAGGCAATCATTAGCACTAAGCTTATTATGGAGTCATGTGATTTTTGCTTTGCAAGTATTGAAAATGCAAATAAGCAGCTAAAAAACATTCATTTGAACTTAAAGCTGATTCCGGTGGAAAAACCTATAGAAAATGCCATGGATAGTTTTCATAGTATGGATGGTAATGTTGAACTGATCTATGAAAAAAATAAGCAGGTGACAATGGCATATATCGATGAAGAGGCATTTACAGAAGTTTTAGTGAATATGATTGCCAATGCCTATGAAGCGATTGAGGATAAGACGCATGGCGAGATATCCATACGTATTCGCGAGCAAGGACGATGGGGGATTATAGAGATAAAAGATAATGGACGTGGAATTGATGAAGACCATATGAATAAAATATTTTCTCCTTTTTTCACAACAAAGTCTTCTGTGAATAATTGGGGGGTAGGGCTTGCTTTTTGCTACAAAGTGGTCACCGCTCATGATGGAAAAATCACAGCAGAAAGTGTGCCGGGAAAAGGGACTTTATTTTCAATAGCATTACCTATACTTTAA
- a CDS encoding ABC transporter permease subunit, translating to MTKIRHKKKYTKSISIIIFIALVSILVFKSVMQKTFDATSLDASNAQQHIEELTLDTYQGRLAGTTENERALNYIKNQFQAYGINGGAKGGSYFQSFSMIVPDIDTTPIFTIPNQDKNTYQELIMYQDYVALPSFDGGSVDFDGELLMVGTNLLRVDPALIKDRVVVIEADVINPKWIDYVKKNEGQGIICCSETAAYGGNHQYERQKSIGIEGKTGETIFVGYISLERYQELVNLVGGELSKDKSNPSIINDVKIQIQIDYPIVETANIVGVLEGNKKTDRILLLTATVDGLGTGVEGQYFPGANNHISGAAGMLEIARVLSMQESLPYKTIVFIGFNGSLQQNAGAKYYIEHPIYPLDKTTVIHLDAIGQESIDGLTIFSENIVSKMLKDKMYNYAADANIFVNQGNYNGTIPGVFVNEGVPAIMVHDASKQPNTYEDTIEKINPKTLSSAMTMVINYIQHDIYKYNPIDYVSHSEWVVFWVIISILFFNMGLEFLYKRYPSKNILGQPIETHYYRLLFVLLRKILAIIIPVFLVSFMLTFLVNIHQNTDIKVINHEWVSNFSLYLTFKQSIVYLRTMFDFDVHQSYTVGNVFDVIYTSSVLSIKLISASLGLSVFIGIFRGMYEGYRTKKGGIRSLGTLVFFSIPDVLIVLLGVITYTYIAKNFKGLTTSLPLKDFIFPLITLSIIPTVYISRITFLTILDELDKEYVRAAKALGYSKIKIYMTEMLPAVIFKVVDSLPTIMTMLLSNMIIVEYLFNYNGIVYYLLYLYKRNDVYRFVPMALTLGLIYSCFVYGIGLLTKVINPLKREGRK from the coding sequence ATGACTAAGATTCGTCACAAGAAAAAATACACGAAATCAATAAGCATTATTATATTTATAGCATTAGTTAGCATCCTTGTATTTAAAAGTGTCATGCAAAAAACATTTGATGCAACAAGCTTAGATGCCAGTAACGCCCAACAACATATCGAAGAATTGACGTTAGACACCTATCAAGGGCGCTTGGCTGGCACAACAGAAAATGAAAGAGCGCTTAATTATATTAAAAATCAGTTTCAAGCATATGGAATCAATGGAGGCGCAAAGGGAGGTTCTTATTTCCAATCCTTTTCTATGATTGTTCCAGATATTGATACAACCCCGATATTTACTATTCCCAACCAAGATAAAAACACATATCAAGAGTTAATAATGTATCAAGACTATGTCGCACTACCTTCTTTTGATGGAGGTAGTGTTGATTTTGATGGAGAATTGCTTATGGTAGGGACCAACTTGCTGCGTGTCGATCCAGCACTCATAAAAGACCGTGTGGTTGTTATTGAAGCGGATGTAATCAACCCTAAATGGATTGATTATGTAAAGAAAAACGAAGGGCAAGGTATTATTTGCTGTTCGGAAACGGCAGCGTATGGCGGTAATCATCAATATGAACGTCAAAAAAGCATTGGTATTGAAGGAAAGACAGGGGAGACTATTTTTGTCGGCTATATATCTCTGGAGCGCTATCAAGAACTTGTAAACCTTGTCGGAGGCGAATTATCTAAAGATAAATCGAACCCAAGTATTATTAATGATGTAAAAATACAGATTCAAATTGATTATCCAATCGTTGAGACAGCAAATATTGTTGGTGTGCTTGAAGGCAATAAAAAAACGGACCGTATTTTATTGCTCACGGCGACGGTAGATGGATTAGGGACAGGTGTAGAGGGACAATATTTCCCAGGGGCTAATAACCATATATCCGGTGCGGCTGGCATGCTAGAGATTGCTCGGGTACTGTCGATGCAAGAGAGTTTGCCATATAAAACTATTGTCTTTATTGGATTTAACGGATCACTGCAACAAAATGCAGGTGCAAAATATTATATTGAACATCCGATCTATCCCTTGGATAAGACCACAGTAATTCATCTAGATGCTATTGGGCAAGAGTCTATTGATGGCTTGACAATTTTTTCGGAAAATATTGTCAGCAAAATGCTAAAAGATAAAATGTATAATTATGCAGCAGATGCTAATATCTTTGTCAATCAGGGAAATTATAACGGCACTATTCCAGGCGTGTTTGTCAATGAAGGTGTTCCTGCAATTATGGTTCATGACGCAAGCAAGCAGCCCAATACATATGAAGATACAATAGAAAAAATAAATCCAAAAACATTATCGAGTGCGATGACAATGGTCATTAATTATATTCAACATGATATTTACAAATACAACCCAATAGACTATGTATCTCATTCGGAATGGGTCGTTTTTTGGGTTATAATAAGCATTCTTTTCTTTAATATGGGACTTGAATTTTTGTATAAACGCTATCCGTCTAAGAATATTTTGGGACAGCCTATTGAAACCCACTATTACCGGTTGCTTTTTGTACTTTTAAGAAAAATACTTGCCATTATCATACCTGTCTTTTTAGTTAGTTTTATGCTGACGTTCTTAGTCAACATTCATCAAAACACAGATATTAAAGTGATTAATCATGAGTGGGTAAGTAATTTTTCGCTATACTTAACGTTTAAACAAAGCATCGTATATCTGCGTACAATGTTTGATTTTGATGTTCATCAAAGTTATACCGTAGGCAATGTGTTTGATGTCATATATACCTCAAGTGTATTGAGCATTAAACTCATTAGTGCTTCACTGGGGCTTTCCGTATTTATTGGAATATTTCGAGGAATGTATGAAGGATATCGAACAAAAAAAGGGGGAATTAGATCCCTAGGAACATTAGTTTTCTTCTCAATTCCCGATGTGTTAATCGTATTGTTAGGTGTCATTACGTATACCTATATTGCGAAAAACTTTAAAGGGTTGACAACAAGTCTGCCCCTCAAAGATTTTATATTTCCATTGATTACATTATCCATTATTCCTACGGTATATATATCGCGGATTACTTTTTTAACGATACTTGATGAACTGGATAAGGAATATGTTCGTGCCGCCAAAGCATTAGGATATTCGAAAATAAAAATCTATATGACGGAAATGCTGCCTGCAGTTATATTTAAAGTTGTAGATTCCTTGCCGACAATTATGACGATGCTCCTCTCCAATATGATTATTGTGGAATACCTGTTTAACTATAATGGTATTGTATATTATTTACTCTACCTATATAAGCGTAATGACGTCTATCGCTTCGTTCCAATGGCGCTTACACTTGGGCTTATCTATAGTTGTTTTGTCTATGGTATTGGTTTGTTGACCAAAGTCATTAATCCATTGAAAAGGGAGGGGAGAAAATGA
- a CDS encoding fructose bisphosphate aldolase translates to MDMVQFEQMKKGSGFVAALDQSGGSTPKALAAYGILEEAYSDADTMFQLVHDMRSRIITSPAFTKDRILAAIIFEKTMDMKIDDDYTSDYLWQKKGIVPILKVDKGLAPLADGVMLMKPIPDLEALLERAKKRHIFGTKMRSVIKEVNKQGIHALVSQQFELAKIIVDAGFIPIVEPEIDIYMKDKQQGEQLLKQELLEHLTYLDPKYQVMLKLTLPEQDDFYKDVIEHPNVVRVVALSGGYSREVANEKLRRNPKLIASFSRALTQDLNVDQSDEAFNTMLDQSIQSIYDASIM, encoded by the coding sequence ATGGACATGGTACAATTTGAGCAAATGAAAAAAGGCAGTGGTTTTGTAGCGGCCCTTGATCAAAGTGGCGGAAGTACACCGAAAGCACTTGCCGCATATGGAATCTTGGAAGAAGCGTACTCAGATGCAGACACAATGTTTCAGCTCGTTCATGATATGCGTTCCAGGATTATAACAAGCCCTGCATTTACCAAAGATAGAATTCTTGCTGCTATAATTTTTGAAAAGACAATGGATATGAAAATTGATGATGACTATACTTCGGATTATCTTTGGCAAAAAAAAGGCATCGTTCCAATTTTAAAAGTGGATAAAGGTTTGGCACCATTAGCCGATGGTGTGATGCTGATGAAGCCGATACCGGATTTAGAAGCGTTGTTAGAACGGGCTAAAAAGCGCCATATCTTTGGAACCAAGATGCGCTCAGTGATAAAAGAAGTCAATAAACAAGGCATTCATGCACTGGTTAGTCAACAATTTGAATTGGCAAAAATCATAGTGGATGCAGGATTTATACCCATTGTTGAGCCGGAAATTGACATATATATGAAGGACAAACAACAAGGGGAACAACTGCTTAAGCAAGAGTTGTTGGAGCATTTGACCTATTTGGATCCAAAGTATCAAGTCATGTTAAAACTTACATTACCCGAGCAAGACGATTTTTACAAAGACGTTATTGAACATCCAAATGTAGTTCGGGTAGTAGCGCTTTCAGGAGGATATTCACGAGAGGTGGCTAATGAAAAGCTACGTCGCAATCCAAAGCTCATTGCAAGTTTTTCAAGGGCTTTGACACAAGACCTTAATGTTGATCAAAGTGATGAGGCATTTAACACAATGCTTGATCAGTCGATTCAATCGATTTATGATGCATCCATCATGTAA
- a CDS encoding glycoside hydrolase family 88 protein, with amino-acid sequence MIDNNKWERYTLPTQQELEKATTIAIEQISYDLDKFTHHFKANGSEDNFYKPHDNTTWTTGFWTGQLWIAYELTGEEKYKEAALIQVRSFLERIEKKIDTNNHDMGFLYSLSCVAAYKLTGSEEGKQAGILAAKNLASRYQENGEFIQAWGEVNAEDNYRLIIDCLLNLPLLYWASDILGDDTYADMAKKHINTSLNVIMRQDCSTYHTYYFEKGTGKPLYGETRQGYSNESAWSRGQAWGIYGTALSYQYTHNEEYKERFFQITDYFLEHLPSDLVPYWDFIFEEGSDEPRDSSAAAIAVCGMLEMAKYLDEEKSAYYKDAALKIMKSLMDNYAAKSPKTSNAVLLHGVYARKSPHNPCNDRNVDESNPWGDYYYMEALIRLQTDWKLYW; translated from the coding sequence ATGATAGATAATAATAAATGGGAGCGATATACGTTGCCGACGCAACAAGAGCTAGAAAAAGCGACAACAATAGCAATTGAACAGATTTCCTATGATTTGGATAAGTTTACACACCACTTTAAGGCGAATGGAAGTGAAGATAATTTTTATAAGCCTCATGACAATACAACATGGACAACAGGTTTTTGGACGGGACAATTGTGGATTGCTTATGAATTAACAGGTGAAGAAAAATATAAAGAGGCAGCGCTTATTCAAGTGAGAAGCTTTTTAGAACGTATTGAAAAAAAAATAGATACCAATAATCATGATATGGGCTTTTTATATAGCTTATCTTGTGTCGCAGCATATAAGCTCACCGGAAGTGAAGAAGGAAAACAGGCGGGGATTTTAGCAGCAAAAAATCTTGCGAGCCGATATCAGGAGAATGGTGAATTTATTCAAGCTTGGGGCGAGGTAAATGCAGAGGATAACTATCGTTTGATTATTGATTGCCTCCTTAATTTACCATTGTTATATTGGGCATCAGATATTCTAGGAGATGATACGTATGCCGACATGGCGAAAAAGCATATCAATACTTCCCTTAATGTGATTATGCGACAAGACTGTTCAACATACCATACGTATTATTTTGAAAAAGGAACAGGGAAACCACTATATGGAGAAACCCGTCAAGGCTATAGCAATGAATCAGCATGGTCAAGAGGACAGGCGTGGGGAATCTATGGAACAGCCCTTAGCTATCAATATACCCATAATGAAGAATACAAAGAACGGTTTTTCCAGATAACCGATTACTTCTTAGAACATTTGCCGAGTGACTTAGTACCCTATTGGGACTTTATTTTTGAAGAAGGCTCCGACGAGCCAAGAGATAGTTCGGCTGCGGCTATTGCAGTATGTGGAATGCTTGAAATGGCAAAATACTTAGATGAAGAAAAAAGTGCATATTATAAAGATGCAGCCTTAAAAATCATGAAGTCGCTTATGGATAACTATGCGGCAAAAAGTCCTAAAACCTCCAACGCAGTATTACTTCATGGAGTTTATGCCAGAAAATCACCCCATAACCCGTGTAATGACCGTAATGTTGATGAATCCAATCCATGGGGAGACTATTATTATATGGAAGCATTGATTCGACTGCAAACAGATTGGAAGCTTTATTGGTAA
- a CDS encoding (2Fe-2S)-binding protein, with the protein MANNRVICTTNNVEYLDIRKAMVQGVRTVEELTKHTGVCLACDGCKNEIEPILTSVCGCKEVSLQAVIDAVHGGADTVEKVGKITGAGTGEDCGRCQMLIANVIELGR; encoded by the coding sequence ATGGCAAATAACAGAGTAATTTGTACAACAAACAATGTAGAGTATCTTGATATACGAAAAGCAATGGTGCAAGGCGTTAGAACAGTTGAGGAACTTACTAAGCACACCGGTGTCTGTCTTGCTTGTGATGGATGTAAAAATGAAATCGAACCCATCCTCACTTCCGTATGCGGCTGTAAAGAGGTTTCACTGCAGGCTGTCATTGACGCAGTACATGGCGGAGCCGATACGGTTGAAAAAGTAGGAAAAATCACTGGTGCAGGAACAGGTGAAGACTGTGGTCGCTGCCAAATGTTAATTGCAAATGTCATTGAACTTGGCCGGTAA